The genome window ATCAATTGTCCTGATggtcattttcttcttttgtgaGAGCAAATGGGCTGATGAGCCGATTATGCCCCCTTCCATCTTTCGTGACAAAAGCTTCAAGGCTCTTACGATTGTCGTCCTATTTGTTTACATGGCCGTCGGTATCACACTTTGGTATATGGTTGCGTGGCAGCAATTGATACGAGGATGGTCCGTTCTCAACGTCGCTGTTGGCTGGATTCCATATGGACTGGGGGCATCCTGCGCCGTCATCTTGGCCGCATGGCTGATTCCCCGGCTTGAGGCACAATGGATCCTTGCTATCGGATGCCTCACTTCACTGACAGCCACTATTTTACTGGTTACAATGCCAGAACAACAGAGTTACTGGGCACAGATTTTCCCGTCAACTGTATTCGGTAGCTTCTGCCCTGACTTTGTATATGTTGCTGCACAAGTCATCGCCAGCAGCAGTGTCGGGAAAAAAGAGCAGGGACCAGCTGCTAGTTTGATCGGGACGCTCAACCTCTACGGCAACAGCTTAGGACTTGGTTTTGCCGGCACGATCGAGGCGAACATAGCGAAGAGTCATGCTAGCGAAGCTCTGCCGTTTCGGTCAGCATTGTGGTTTGGGGCTGGTTTATCGGCAATTGCGCTACTGATGGATCTGACCATGGTGCGAACGAAAaaggaggacaaggagggCTGGGATTTAAATGAGACGGAACTTGAAACATCTTCTCCAGGGGAATAAAATGAGAGAATGGTAAGATAGTATGCAGGAATTCCTTCTAATTGTTATTAATGATGTGTTCCAAAAAGATAGATGGAAGTAACCAGAGATACCTGAGAAGAAAGTCAATACTAGGATCAAGATTGCGGAGCAATTCATTCATATTGACTGTCTTGACAACTTGAACTGCCTATGATTGTAGTACTTTCCATATTCCTTATGTGTCGCAGAAATTACACAAAAGCCCTATCGGGAACCTTTCGTAATCTGTAAAGAAAGGAGATTGTGTCTAATCAACGCCTCCTGGACTTTGGCGGTCTTTGGGTGTTTATCTGGTTTGTATTCGGCTCTGCAGTCTCCATGGTCTCCATCTAGTGACGTCAAAGGGCGAAATACCGCCAAGTTAACTGAAGAAACGTCTTTGGAGGCGGGGATTTGCTTCGCGAACAGTTTCCCCACCACGATGCGACAATAACCTTTGCAACATGCGGTGACACAGTGTAAGTAGTACCCCTGATGCAGTGTTCGATTAACTTTCAGAATTATTTATATGCTATAAATAAGAAacactttatatttaaaacctttataacttattcagtgtaaaagctttatttaactaaaaacctagtcttaattataactaaatctctaataagcttttctacctaatattacttaactatttaactttttcttttactacttactacttaacttattattaaagataataataatttatcctcttttataaatttattatattatatacctaggcctaatttactattattaattaaattatactatctttattattttataatactgctttttatttataaataatatctttttaataattatataaattagtactataaatatatatattaaaagtaaagtaaataagatttataaggactttatttttaatatagccttttaaaatattattataaaaactcttataactattattattactaagcttttagtatttcttataatatagccttataatattatataatataaaatatattaaaaagtataaaagtaatataagctacttattaattatctattatataataaaagttattttaaaagtattattttaagttaatagacttacttttaataaataacttattttatatatattttatatactttaacttaattatctttataaataagtagtagctatttatttatatatttttaaagttaattattaaattatctagctttttagctaaaagtaagactttaagtaattataaaggtaataagtatattacttatatatatttattagtatcctttacctttatagcctaggggctaaagcctcttctaaaacCCGAACCTTAACGCAGTAAATAAGAAACAAACGGTATTTGAGAGGCTACTAGAGTAGTATATTATAGGAGCTGGGAAGAGCCAGCTATACCGAAGCTAAGcaagttactttaatacttCAAGACTCCACCAGCACTATGCGGTTTAATCGTGAGCTGTGACCTGCGCCTTTTGTCGCTTATCCTGATCGTGTtgctcaacatcttcttccaAGCCCTCGATCACCTGGACATCTGAATCTAGATCGAAATTCCTGAGAGGGGTGAACTTGCCGCGACCCTCGAAGACCCATCCGGCAATCATTGCAACAGCCAAGCATGTCATGATCAAGACAGTATAGTTCATAGTGTCAGCAGTTACAGGATGGGTTTGCGGGATCTAGCGCAGTGTTAGCTACCAGAACAGGCATCAAGGCTGGAACTGGAACATACAAATGCCACGATGATAACGAGCATAGAGTAGAGAACAGCGACAATGTATACCGAAGTTGACCAGAATCCAAAGTCCCAGCGAGGACTCGCAGGGAGCATGGATCTTTTGGTCAACAGAAGCATGAGTGCGGGAAACCCTGTTGCTTTGTTAAGAAAGGGGCGGACAAGAATGAAGCCGGGGAACACACCAAAGCTGATTATCTGGCAAACAGCTTGTGCGCCGATTATAGCGTTGAATGCGGTTAGGGAGAAAAGATAACTGGGTTATGTTAGAGGAGGTTTAACGTTGATTGCTTTATATCTCACATTAGACCAATAGCAAAGACAATAGCACTTGAGAGATTGATTGACCACACAGGAAGGTTTGTCTTCGGAGACAAATGCACCAGCCTTGTAAAATGTTAGCTGTGGATAGTCGATTGGGATGGAAGTCGTTTAACTCATACTTGTCATTCCAGAAGAGACCATTATCTCGGGCGAAGGCATAGCCTTGACGACTCATCGTTATGGCCGAGCCAAGAGATGATGCGACCATGTTCACAAGTAGAATGCAACAGAACACTATTGCTGCCGCCCGGCTGCCGATAGCGAGTCGGATGATTTCGAGCACGGGGACTCTGCAGCATGTTAGCAATGTCCAGCGGAACCAAGTCATCGTTCTTACCCAGTAGATGTTGCAACAATGGCATCCAAGTCTTTGACAGAAAAGCCCAGGACAAGAATCCAAACAAGACCAATCGCAAACTggctgaggatgacgacgatcaTAATGCGGGGGAGAAAGCGCTTAGGCTGTGGAATCTCCTCTGCTAGATGTGCTGGGCCATCGAGACCCATCAGAGTTGAGAAACTATTCATTAGTCCGAGTAGAACCGCGAATCCCGTAGAAGAGTATCTAGTTTCGACTTGGTTAGCAAGCTGGAAGGCCAACGCATTTTTATTGGACACGAACCCGGTTCTGTTGCTCGTTTCTACAAAGACGAAACTCGCGGAAGCCTTTGGGGCTTTAACAAGAAGCAACACAGAGAAAGCGATGAAGCCAACAGCGGTCGCCCAGCCTTTACTGATCAGCATATCAAACTACGGCGGGCACCCGTGATATCTGTACTCACAGCCAATATTCTCCAGCGTGGGAATTCCCCTCAACCCAAAGCGGTTAACGAGCCAGCAGCCCAATGCGACAATCATGTAAGCGACAAAAAGACGCCATCTAACAGTGACATCAAAGTCCGCATTACAGAGATTGATCAGTGCCAAAAACAAGGTGGCGGTAACAGCACAGCAGGCAGCATGAGTCAGGACCCAGCCAGCATAGTTCAGCCAACCGAGAGGATAAGCAACCTGTCGCCTGTACTTCTCAGGGGTGAGAAAGACAGCGTAGTGATAAGCGCCGCCTGGAGGAAGTCAGTACGAATGACGAGCTGCGGATGATCGACATACCAGCAGTAGCGAATCTTGCCGAGCATTGCGCGAAGACGAGCATGATGCACATGACGCAAAGACTCGAAGCCGTGCTTCAAAAAGGGTTTGTATCAGCTCCGGCATGGAAGAGAATTCACAGAAGGCGTTCTGGACTTACTAGCCATAGACGAGAGTAGGAAGGCCACCGGCTGAGAGGCTGATAAACAAAATAAAGGATATTCCACCGAAGGAATTGATGGTAAGCCATCCTATGCTTATGCCGCTCCAGAGACCAAAAGTCTGCGGAAGGTGTTGAACTGGCGAGGGATTGATTCTAGTAGTCATGATGAATTGTTAAAGGAGTTATGGAATGACTTTGGATACTCAGGAACTGCGGCAACcgtcttaagtatatatctttatcaaGCTTCAGCGAACTCATGAGCGAAACTCTGTATCGCGGCCTGTTATAGTATCAGTATCATTGTCTACCTTTCTGAAAACATCATATGATATGCTAAAGCCATGTGATATCTCTATTCACTATAAGAAGCCCATTCAGTGATTCGAGATAGCACAAAATGAGATTTGAGTGACTGATTGCTGAGCAGTTTGATGTTGGCTATTGGACTAATCCAAACCAGGATATGCTAATGCTATCAGTGCAAGCCTTGTTGGTGGTATCAACTTAATGTGAAAGAGATAACAACAAGGAGAGATAACGCCGGTAATCATTTAGTTCTTGATTGGACAGATTCTTCCAGATAAGAATGAACTAGGCTAACATGTTAGCTTGGATGATGTTATTCGAAGGCTAGCGTTAGGTTATTTACAGTTAGATCTGATTTTGCCAGTAAACCCCGCATGAAGAGCTGCCCCATATTTGCGGCTGTCAGTAACGCTGTCTCCTGCATTATCTCGTGTTTCTGTATATTATGTTCCCCAAGAGCAACTAATTCCATGACGAAACAGCCAATTGGAAAGGAtcgtattaaatataatatggCCAGTCTAAGATCTAGAGATAGATATAGTAATAGGCCTGTTGTCTCTTGGagcttttagctaattacttacaGATCGTTCGACTTGCCCGAAACGAGGTTGAAGACGGGATAAGGGAGGCCTTGGTGTCTGAATTGTCGCTCTCATAGAGCCGAATATTCTAGCgaaactataactttaataacttaGAATATGTTTAGTTTAGTATCTATATACATACAGTCAAGGCAGCCAGTTCTGCCTGAACTCTGAGTTTATTGAAGGCTTTTGGCAGTATTAGCTTGATACATCTTGAGGAGATATGAACTCGTAGGGATGAATCTCAATATTCAACGGGACCTGCAGGCAAATGGCATCCATATTCTGAAGGGGATGTCCGCCTACATAGGCGATTCAAAGCAAAGTCTTTCAGGCGCCCGATACCGTGTTTCAGGCTCTCGGTTCTGTCTGCTGGAATAGGATCTCATCCAGAAGGCTCAACTGCATATAACACTTCTGGATAACAACTTGTATCTCAAGCTATACATTAGCCATAGCAATCTGCAGATGTGAATGCTACGGTGAGACCGAGAAACATTGGACATTAGAATAAGATCTAACATCATGGTCTAATGATAGCAAGTACGATGGtgtttttaattattttccTGTAGCATTGAAGATAATTAGACTTTAGCCTGACCGCCGTAGCAAGGCTGGATAACCTGAATAATGGACTTCGGCTGACACTAAGTGCTCCTTGTTTGTGTGGTAATTGATATAGACGTTGATATAGACGTTGATACGGACGAATATCTGAGCAATACAGACAGAAGAATGTACTCATCTCATTTCAACTAAATCGAGCACGAAAGATAGATATTGGCATCCAGTGTGTCTAGGCTGCAACCTGCCCTTCAATGCTGCCGTACCCGAAAGGATCTTCCTTACTACCCAGCATGACAATAGGATCTTTCATATCCACATGACCACAATTTGGGTGACTGACCGAGTAACCCAACAACGACTGTACCTCGGGGTCGTAGTCCTTGATGACCTCACGAGGAATAGCCAAGTACTGGTTCTCATCCGCCCGGTATGAGCCGCGCACCATATGACAAGAAAAGATGTTGCGTCGCTCGTCGGTAATGTTGGCTCCAGCACCATGCCACACGCTACCGATGATCATAACAGCATCGCCCTTTTCCATTTCGGCCGTGGAGCACATAGACCTATCGGCAGGTCCTGAGATGGCGGCTTCGGGCCAGAGATGAGAGCCGACAATGACTTGAGTGGCTCCATTCTCAAAGGTACATTTCTGCAATGAGGTCAGCATGGTGATCAGAAGAGGCAATTCGGCCACGTACAGTGCCTGCAACGAGTAACCCCAACAGAGAGCTCTCCCCGCTACCTTCGACATGGTCAAAGTGTTGAGCCATATCGTCCCGATGGAGGGGTTGAGCCTTAGATCGACCACGAGAAAAGGCTTCCGATACAGCCAAGACGGGGTAAGACACGCACTTGTATCGCTTGCCGTCGCGGAAAGGGTAACTGTATGTCTCGATGATTAGATAAAAGCTTCAGACTTCAAGAGAATAGTGCTCTTACGACTCCTCTTTCAGAAGCAGCTTTGATGCCTCGCGATAGACAATATGGTTGATAGCTTTGTGAGCAAATGTTGGAGACTTTCCCGCGAAACCACTGCACAATCCATTTTATTAACCACTTTTCAAAGGAAAACAATGCGAGCGACTTACCTCAGAGGCGGGTCAGTAGGAGGAAACAGGGTGCCCTCATACTTGCCAACCTTCTGATAGTGAGGGTCGGCCTCTGCCTGAATTCGATCTGCCTCTTCTGGCGTGATGAaattcttgatgatgatac of Fusarium musae strain F31 chromosome 5, whole genome shotgun sequence contains these proteins:
- a CDS encoding hypothetical protein (EggNog:ENOG41), yielding MGLDGPAHLAEEIPQPKRFLPRIMIVVILSQFAIGLVWILVLGFSVKDLDAIVATSTGVPVLEIIRLAIGSRAAAIVFCCILLVNMVASSLGSAITMSRQGYAFARDNGLFWNDKLVHLSPKTNLPVWSINLSSAIVFAIGLIYLFSLTAFNAIIGAQAVCQIISFGVFPGFILVRPFLNKATGFPALMLLLTKRSMLPASPRWDFGFWSTSVYIVAVLYSMLVIIVAFIPQTHPVTADTMNYTVLIMTCLAVAMIAGWVFEGRGKFTPLRNFDLDSDVQVIEGLEEDVEQHDQDKRQKAQVTAHD